A stretch of Fusarium poae strain DAOMC 252244 chromosome 2, whole genome shotgun sequence DNA encodes these proteins:
- a CDS encoding hypothetical protein (SECRETED:SignalP(1-17)) gives MLRTALFVLGTCYQAQGCSRVTYTASEDRIVVGRSMDFVAETNTTFVAYPAGLKRTGSSVEANGYNWTSKYGSVTALMYGRAHIDGLNEKGLTGSCLYLDGSDYGKRDDSIPSMWVGHWVQYFLDQYATVEEVADAVCPGRGKAPFQVVPTSLVPGVNSVGHLSYSDPSGDNLVMEYVKGKLNCYHSKNYTVMTNEPTFDQQLAINTYWEPIAESALPGTSRPADRFVRLSHYLSEIPQTKEITKAISYAAGMIRAVSVPIPQSITPKPGAADVWPTYWRIYYDLKGSTIFYESASGPELFWFSLEDLDLSKNGTAQVLDVQAAPWEDRVGDVSKRFKRATKEQCAEADTEC, from the exons ATGCTGCGCACTGCACTCTTCGTCCTTGGGACGTGCTATCAAGCACAAGGTTGTTCCCGTGTAACATATACCGCAAGCGAGGATCGCATCGTTGTTGGACGGTCTATGGACTTTGTCGCCGAGACGAACACGACATTCGTCGCCTACCCAGCTGGTTTGAAACGCACTGGTAGCAGTGTTGAAGCTAATGGATACAACTGGACATCCAAATATGGATCCGTCACGGCTCTCATGTACGGCAGAGCACACATCGATGGCCTCAACGAAAAGGGCCTCACAGGGAGTTGTCTCTACCTAGACGGCAGCGATTATGGAAAGCGCGATGATAGTATTCCTAGTATGTGGGTTGGACATTGGGTACAGTACTTTCTCGACCAGTATGCCACCGTCGAGGAGGTAGCTGATGCTGTCTGCCCTGGTAGAGGCAAGGCACCTTTCCAAGTTGTGCCCACCTCCCTTGTACCTGGCGTCAACTCGGTAGGACATTTGTCATACAGCGATCCATCGGGAGACAATCTTGTTATGGAGTATGTCAAGGGGAAGTTGAATTGCTATCATTCGAAAAACTATACCGTCATGACGAATGAACCTACGTTCGATCAGCAACTCGCAATCAACACCTACTGGGAGCCAATTGCCGAGTCGGCTCTTCCAGGAACATCAAGGCCTGCTG ATCGCTTCGTCCGACTCTCACATTACCTATCAGAGATTCCCCAGACAAAAGAGATAACAAAGGCCATATCTTATGCCGCAGGAATGATCAGGGCTGTCAGCGTTCCTATTCctcaatcaatcaccccCAAGCCCGGCGCAGCAGACGTCTGGCCGACTTACTGGCGAATCTATTACGACCTGAAGGGTTCAACGATTTTCTACGAGTCCGCTTCTGGTCCTGAGTTGTTCTGGTTCAGCCTAGAGGACCTTGATCTCTCAAAGAACGGTACCGCCCAAGTTCTGGATGTTCAGGCTGCTCCGTGGGAGGATCGTGTGGGGGATGTTTCTAAGCGCTTTAAGAGGGCTACAAAGGAGCAATGCGCAGAGGCTGATACGGAATGCTAG
- a CDS encoding hypothetical protein (SECRETED:SignalP(1-20)) → MFTQALGAFALFNCLPLAQSTPISEKQCGTARWEHKPKLFVLTDISNEPDDQMSLVRLLTYANEIDIKGIAVTTSTWMPDKIDYESVVGVLDGYKKVVDNLNANVPSHAPYPSHKSMLGRIHKGHPVYGRKSLNMTLSDGAKALIKAADEASTHDPLTVSVWGGSAILAESLQHVSRTRSEAAVDSFVEKLRVYAISDQDDTGIWIRLRYPQLMYVVSLHGFSEYTDATWNGISGEEYRHFDQGGPDSSIVSNDWLENNIRLGPLGSHYLNWSFIMEGDTPAFLPLVQNGLGDVNRPDFGSWGGRYTLLDHSGQSKVYADTTDFVVGKNGKSFTSKFATIWRWREDYQFDFAARMKWTINSNYSENNHQPVAIVNGSCGPAPLKLKYKPGQSIVLDASESWDPDGDELKYDWFHYREPGEAYGRGLEGFDPSLKMKPILTTQSPNVNITNLSSDGSLVKLETAKKLNDTLHIILALRDNTEKPLATYRRVILEAH, encoded by the exons ATGTTCACCCAGGCTCTTGGGGCGTTCGCCCTATTCAATTGTCTTCCTCTCGCACAATCGACACCCATCTCAGAGAAACAATGCGGGACAGCTCGCTGGGAGCACAAGCCCAAACTCTTTGTTCTCACAGATATCAGCAATGAGCCCGATGATCAGATGAGTCTTGTTCGTCTTCTCACTTACGCCAACGAGATAGACATCAAGGGAATTGCAGTGACCACTTCAACATGGATGCCTGACAAGATAGACTATGAGTCCGTCGTCGGTGTACTGGATGGGTACAAAAAGGTCGTTGATAACCTCAACGCCAATGTCCCTTCTCATGCGCCTTATCCTTCGCATAAATCCATGCTTGGCCGGATCCACAAGGGCCACCCAGTCTATGGACGAAAGTCGCTCAACATGACTCTGAGCGATGGTGCTAAAGCGCTCATCAAGGCAGCGGATGAGGCCAGTACCCATGATCCTCTTACTGTCTCTGTCTGGGGCGGTAGTGCAATCCTGGCCGAGTCACTTCAACACGTTTCTCGCACGAGAAGTGAAGCCGCGGTTGACTCTTTTGTTGAGAAACTGCGCGTTTACGCCATCTCGGACCAAGACGACACAGGCATCTGGATACGTCTTCGCTACCCACAACTCATGTACGTTGTATCCCTCCACGGCTTCAGCGAATACACCGATGCCACATGGAACGGCATCTCGGGAGAGGAATATCGTCACTTTGACCAAGGCGGTCCAGACTCAAGTATCGTGTCCAACGACTGGCTCGAGAACAACATTCGCTTAGGACCATTGGGCTCACATTACCTCAACTGGAGTTTCATCATGGAAGGCGACACACCTGCGTTTCTGCCTCTTGTGCAAAATGGCCTCGGTGATGTGAACAGACCTGACTTTGGAAGCTGGGGTGGTCGGTATACTCTACTTGACCATTCAGGACAGTCGAAAGTGTATGCTGATACAACCGATTTTGTCGTTGGCAAGAATGGGAAGAGCTTTACTAGCAAGTTTGCTACGATTTGGCGATGGCGTGAGGATTATCAATTCGATTTTGCAGCTCGTATGAAATGGACCATCAACTCCAACTACTCCGAGAATAACCATCAGCCTGTCGCCATCGTCAACGGGTCCTGTGGTCCTGCACCTCTAAAGCTCAAGTACAAGCCTGGTCAGAGCATTGTTCTGGATGCATCTGAGAGTTGGGATCCGGATGGTGATGAGCTCAAGTACGATTGGTTCCACTACCGAGAGCCTGGCGAGGCATATGGACGAGGGCTAGAGGGATTTGATCCTTCTTTAAAGATGAAGCCAATATTGACGACTCAGAGTCCGAACGTCAATATCACCAATCTTAGCTCTGATGGGAGCCTTGTCAAACTGGAGACtgccaagaagctcaatgAT ACCCTTCACATCATTCTCGCCCTTCGCGATAATACCGAGAAACCTCTTGCTACATACCGCAGAGTTATCCTGGAGGCCCACTAA
- a CDS encoding hypothetical protein (MEROPS:MER0015691), whose translation MSRTLASYLVAAACVYACLPDKDELAHLRSKRNARTSHSRHVKREVVPFPPVLTETETMLVNSFDNNSISDWSLYYSSGYRLAGHNRSQAEWTQQKWIEHGWESWIDEYWIWYTEPIESTLTLNRADGSAHEVQRLEDALDVDAQTNNPNEKPAYHALSGSGRVNAEYVYVGRGSREDYKKLKDLGVELEGKIALAQYGGANRGVKIKNAEAHGMIGTILYTDPLEDGEITEENGYLPYPDGPARHPSSIQRGSTRWGSLSFGDPSTIGYASTKDAPRGDITSYGPKIPSIPISPRDGLQLLHALDGHGLSAEQVNRTNYKGAFSNVTYHSGPAPGATLNLVNIMDARLEPAWDVIASINGTNADEYVIIGNHRDGWTGGGAADAVSGGSLLIEMAKAFGKLVEKGWKPRRTIILASWDAEEFGLMGSTEWVEDHLPELKEKTVAYINLDTAVSGPRAEIVGSGEIQTIAIETMKKVIFPEGYGAGPTLYDAWFNATEGVLPAMGSGSDYAAFYHNGISSLDIAGGPGPKDPVYAYHSLYDTHHWMTNYADPGFHLHAAMGQFVTLLTYHIADDPLIPWDMPHAGSALRDIFEDLEEKLEDRFPDYTVDLSPLDDAVSAFQAACKQIDTLVKQALTLNDSVLLGVVNTKFREFSRGFASAGLLPGRFSFYNVVSAPGLDSGYGADVFPAVQDSLDQGNLTQADEWVERSAKAVLRAAEILKVGV comes from the exons ATGTCGAGAACTCTGGCATCTTATCTCGTCGCTGCGGCGTGCGTCTACGCCTGTCTTCCAGACAAAGACGAACTCGCTCACCTTCGCTCAAAACGCAATGCTCGCACTTCTCACAGTCGACATGTCAAGCGAGAAGTCGTACCCTTCCCACCGGTTCTCACGGAGACAGAGACTATGCTTGTCAACTCCTTTGACAACAACAGTATTTCTGACTGGTCACTTTACTACTCCTCAGGATACCGTCTAGCCGGCCACAACCGATCTCAGGCGGAGTGGACGCAGCAGAAGTGGATTGAGCACGGCTGGGAGTCTTGGATTGATGAGTACTGGATCTGGTATACGGAGCCAATTGAGAGTACTTTGACGTTAAACCGGGCTGATGGGTCAGCGCATGAGGTCCAGAGACTTGAGGATgctcttgatgttgatgctCAGACGAATAACCCGAATGAGAAGCCAGCATATCACGCACTTTCGGGTAGTGGAAGGGTCAATGCTGAATACGTCTACGTCGG ACGCGGTTCTCGCGAGGACTACAAGAAGCTGAAGGATCTTGGCGTTGAACTTGAGGGCAAGATTGCTTTAGCCCAATACGGCGGCGCGAACCGTGGTGTGAAGATCAAGAACGCAGAG GCACACGGAATGATTGGAACGATCCTGTACACTGATCCTCTCGAGGACGGTGAAATCACTGAAGAGAACGGCTATCTCCCATACCCAG ATGGTCCTGCTCGCCATCCGTCTTCTATCCAAAGAGGTAGCACCCGTTGGGGATCCCTCTCTTTCGGCGACCCCTCGACAATCGGCTATGCATCTACCAAAGACGCTCCTCGTGGAGACATCACCTCCTACGGTCCCAAGATCCCCTCCATCCCCATCAGCCCCCGAGACGGTCTCCAACTACTTCACGCTCTTGACGGCCATGGTCTCTCAGCTGAGCAAGTCAACCGTACTAACTACAAAGGCGCTTTCTCAAATGTGACATACCACAGCGGTCCCGCACCTGGAGCTACCCTGAACCTTGTTAACATCATGGACGCCAGACTTGAGCCAGCTTGGGATGTTATAGCTTCTATCAACGGAACTAACGCTGATGAATATGTTATTATTGGAAACCATCGCGATGGTTGGACTGGTGGCGGTGCTGCTGATGCTGTCTCTGGTGGATCTCTTCTTATCGAGATGGCCAAAGCCTTTGGCAAGCTTGTTGAAAAGGGTTGGAAGCCCCGTCGAACCAT CATCTTGGCCTCCTGGGACGCCGAAGAGTTTGGTCTTATGGGTAGCACTGAGTGGGTCGAGGACCATCTCCCTGAGCTCAAGGAAAAGACAGTCGCCTACATCAACCTCGACACAGCAGTGTCTGGTCCACGCGCAGAGATTGTCGGATCAGGAGAAATTCAAACCATTGCTATCGAGACAATGAAGAAGGTCATTTTCCCTGAGGGATACGGTGCGGGGCCAACCTTGTATGATGCTTGGTTCAACGCTACCGAGGGAGTGCTACCCGCTATGGGTAGTGGTAGTGACTATGCTGCTTTCTACCACAACGGTATCAGCTCG CTCGACATTGCTGGTGGACCTGGTCCCAAGGACCCTGTCTACGCTTATCATAGTCTATACGACACACACCACTGGATGACTAACTACGCAGACCCGGGCTTCCATCTCCACGCCGCGATGGGTCAGTTCGTCACTTTACTCACTTACCACATCGCCGACGATCCTTTGATCCCCTGGGATATGCCTCATGCCGGCTCCGCTCTCCGCGACATCTTCGAGGATCTGGAGGAGAAGCTTGAAGACCGTTTCCCTGACTACACCGTCGACCTCAGCCCTCTCGATGACGCGGTATCTGCCTTTCAGGCCGCCTGCAAGCAAATCGATACTCTAGTCAAGCAAGCCCTTACTCTCAACGATAGTGTCCTTCTAGGCGTTGTCAACACCAAGTTCAGAGAGTTCAGCCGCGGTTTTGCGAGCGCTGGTCTTTTGCCAGGAAGATTCTCGTTCTACAATGTTGTCAGTGCACCGGGTTTGGATAGTGGCTATGGGGCGGATGTCTTCCCGGCTGTGCAGGATAGTTTGGATCAGGGTAACTTGACACAGGCTGACGAGTGGGTTGAGAGGAGTGCAAAGGCTGTTTTAAGGGCAGCTGAGATTCTCAAGGTTGGGGTGTAG
- a CDS encoding hypothetical protein (MEROPS:MER0038141) — protein sequence MADQNDKAPVRDTAEDDAYFPSPFSLTQYVTSKTDFDGADYPNKYTGGKWKILMIGTQERYLKMADGKFFSTGNHPVESLLPMYHLDAAGFDIDVATLSGDPVKFEMWAFPKEDEAVKSIYNKYKQKLRSPLNLSEVWGKGFTQDTPYIAVFIPGGHGVLNGIPFSKTVGDVLRWADANNRFFITLCHGPASILAADIGKPEGSKFIYEGYSVDVFPDSLDEGTNIDIGYIPGKMEWLVGDRLKKLGVTPINKTISGECHRDRLLLTGDSPLASNNLGKLAAKTLLEEVNK from the coding sequence ATGGCAGACCAAAACGACAAGGCACCCGTCCGCGACACAGCGGAAGATGATGCCTACTTCCCTTCACCATTCTCCCTCACGCAGTACGTCACCTCCAAGACGGACTTTGACGGCGCCGACTATCCAAACAAGTACACCGGCGGGAAATGGAAGATTCTCATGATCGGCACCCAGGAGCGTTATCTCAAGATGGCAGACGGAAAGTTCTTTTCCACGGGCAACCACCCAGTTGAATCGCTTCTGCCAATGTACCACCTCGATGCTGCAGGTTTCGACATTGATGTAGCTACACTCTCAGGAGATCCCGTCAAGTTTGAGATGTGGGCGTTCCCCAAGGAAGACGAAGCTGTCAAGTCGATTTACAACAAGTATAAGCAAAAGCTTCGCAGTCCACTTAATCTTTCAGAGGTCTGGGGAAAGGGGTTCACTCAAGATACGCCCTACATCGCAGTCTTCATTCCTGGTGGTCATGGCGTACTGAACGGTATACCTTTCAGCAAGACAGTTGGAGATGTCCTCCGCTGGGCTGATGCCAACAACCGGTTCTTTATTACTCTCTGTCATGGTCCCGCTAGTATTCTTGCTGCGGATATTGGCAAGCCTGAGGGATCCAAGTTTATCTACGAGGGGTATAGCGTTGACGTCTTTCCCGACTCACTGGACGAAGGTACCAATATTGACATTGGCTACATTCCCGGCAAGATGGAGTGGTTGGTAGGTGATCGGCTTAAGAAGCTTGGGGTTACGCCTATCAATAAGACTATCTCGGGTGAGTGTCACCGTGATCGTCTTTTGTTGACTGGTGATTCGCCGCTGGCGTCGAATAATCTGGGTAAACTGGCAGCCAAGACATTGTTGGAGGAGGTCAACAAATAG